From one Gemmatimonadota bacterium genomic stretch:
- a CDS encoding DnaJ domain-containing protein, producing the protein MAPTKDYYAVLGVPSTASAEEIKKQYRRLAKKYHPDANPNDPKASDRFKEISEAYQTVGDAEKRKQYDEMRRLGAFTGYPPGGTRQRSGPRPGASSSGTTGSAGAQGGDVRFQDFDVGGLGGLGDLFGSIFGGNATGGRGRQRPSEQGQSVETTLEVPFRTAATGGKVPIELEVTEECASCNGSGAAPGATVKVCPECTGRGTISFGQGGFAVNRPCPMCMGRGQVPSERCPTCNGAGDVRTRKKVLITVPFGGRHRDQDPAQGAGGARGQRRPAGRPRDHAAGAGRPLLQARGARPPGHRPAEHRAGHVRHEDLRPHARREEGVDPHPGGDAEREAIPHSLAGDREGGARGGPDRGDEHHRPRQADRGAGAPAAGVRGGRRAQVLGASGETNRTRVRVSPEDSGAPAFVSPGRSLEHVTAASGASGRAGDGLFSGMMRTPSEVLRRFAGVLLLAGCAKAPESASRIAQAPVAARSTPLIIAHRGASGHRPEHTLAAYGLAIELGADFVEPDLVMTRDRVLVARHENEIGGTTNVAARFPERRRSKVIDGDTVTGWFTEDFTLAELKSLRAKERLLQRSHAWDGEFEIPTFDEVLAYVRERERATGRTIGVYPETKHPSYFRAIGLPLEDSLLAVLARHGYRQRGDAVFIQSFEVGNLKALRARTTLRLVQLVNLDGVPPDVAAAGGTTRYADLITPEGLRGVARYADAIGAHKWLVLPRAVAGDTSRATSLVRDAHAAGLLVHVWTMRSDTPDLALGFLGDAAAEWRAFRDAGVDGMFGDFPDVGAAALRGAAPARR; encoded by the coding sequence ATGGCACCCACCAAGGACTACTACGCGGTACTCGGCGTCCCGTCGACGGCGTCGGCCGAAGAGATCAAGAAGCAGTATCGCCGCCTGGCCAAGAAGTACCACCCGGACGCGAATCCCAACGATCCGAAGGCGTCGGACCGCTTCAAGGAGATCTCGGAGGCGTACCAGACCGTAGGTGACGCCGAGAAGCGCAAGCAATACGACGAGATGCGCCGACTGGGGGCCTTCACCGGGTACCCGCCCGGCGGCACGCGCCAACGTTCCGGACCGCGTCCCGGCGCAAGCAGCAGTGGGACGACCGGTTCGGCGGGGGCCCAGGGGGGTGACGTCCGCTTCCAGGACTTCGACGTCGGCGGTCTTGGCGGGTTGGGCGATCTCTTCGGGAGCATCTTCGGCGGCAACGCGACCGGCGGGCGCGGACGGCAGCGCCCCTCGGAGCAGGGGCAGTCGGTCGAGACGACGCTCGAGGTTCCGTTCCGCACCGCGGCGACCGGGGGCAAGGTCCCGATCGAGCTGGAGGTGACCGAGGAATGCGCCAGCTGCAACGGGAGCGGCGCAGCCCCGGGGGCGACGGTGAAGGTCTGTCCCGAGTGCACGGGGCGGGGGACGATCTCCTTCGGCCAGGGAGGGTTCGCGGTGAATCGTCCGTGCCCGATGTGCATGGGGCGCGGGCAGGTGCCGAGCGAGCGCTGCCCGACGTGCAACGGGGCCGGTGACGTGCGCACGCGAAAGAAGGTGCTGATCACCGTCCCCTTCGGGGGCCGACACCGGGACCAAGATCCGGCTCAAGGGGCAGGGGGGGCGCGGGGCCAACGGCGGCCCGCCGGGCGACCTCGTGATCACGCTGCAGGTGCAGGACGACCGCTTCTACAAGCGCGAGGGGCTCGACCTCCTGGCCACCGTCCCGCTGAACATCGCGCAGGCCACGTTAGGCACGAAGATCTCCGTCCGCACGCTCGACGGGAAGAAGGTGTCGATCCGCATCCCGGCGGGGACGCCGAGCGGGAAGCGATTCCGCATTCGCTCGCAGGGGATCGAGAAGGAGGGGCACGTGGGGGACCTGATCGTGGAGACGAGCATCATCGTCCCCGACAAGCTGACCGAGGAGCAGGAGCGCCTGCTGCGGGAGTTCGCGGAGGCCGGAGGGCTCAAGTTCTAGGGGCGTCAGGCGAGACCAATCGCACGCGAGTGAGGGTGTCGCCGGAGGACTCGGGGGCGCCCGCGTTCGTCTCCCCCGGCCGGAGTCTCGAGCACGTCACGGCTGCATCGGGCGCGAGCGGGCGGGCGGGGGACGGGTTATTCTCTGGCATGATGCGCACACCCTCGGAAGTCCTGCGGCGGTTCGCAGGCGTGTTGCTGCTGGCGGGATGCGCGAAGGCGCCAGAGTCGGCGTCTCGCATCGCGCAGGCGCCCGTCGCGGCGCGCTCCACCCCGCTCATCATCGCGCACCGCGGGGCTAGCGGGCATCGGCCGGAGCACACGCTGGCGGCCTACGGGCTCGCCATCGAGCTGGGGGCCGACTTCGTCGAGCCGGACCTCGTCATGACCCGGGACCGCGTGCTCGTGGCGCGGCATGAGAATGAGATCGGCGGGACGACGAACGTTGCGGCGCGGTTTCCCGAGCGCCGTCGCAGCAAGGTGATCGACGGCGACACGGTGACCGGGTGGTTCACCGAGGACTTCACGCTGGCCGAACTCAAGTCGCTGCGGGCGAAGGAGCGGCTGCTGCAGCGCTCGCATGCCTGGGACGGCGAGTTCGAGATCCCCACCTTCGACGAAGTGCTCGCCTACGTGCGCGAGCGCGAGCGCGCCACGGGGCGCACGATCGGGGTGTATCCCGAGACGAAGCACCCGTCGTACTTCCGGGCGATCGGGCTCCCCCTCGAGGACTCGCTCCTGGCCGTGCTCGCGCGCCACGGCTATCGCCAGCGTGGTGATGCCGTCTTCATCCAGTCGTTCGAGGTCGGGAACCTCAAGGCGCTGCGCGCGCGCACGACGTTGCGCCTGGTGCAACTCGTCAATCTCGACGGCGTCCCCCCGGACGTTGCGGCTGCCGGAGGGACGACGCGCTACGCCGACCTGATCACCCCCGAGGGGCTGCGTGGGGTGGCGCGCTACGCCGACGCGATCGGGGCGCACAAGTGGCTCGTCCTGCCACGGGCCGTCGCCGGCGACACCTCGCGGGCCACCTCGCTCGTGCGCGATGCACACGCGGCGGGGCTCCTCGTGCACGTCTGGACCATGCGGTCGGATACGCCCGACCTCGCGCTCGGCTTCCTCGGCGACGCGGCGGCAGAGTGGCGCGCCTTTCGCGATGCCGGGGTGGACGGGATGTTCGGTGACTTCCCCGACGTGGGTGCAGCGGCGCTGCGCGGGGCCGCACCCGCCCGTCGTTAG
- a CDS encoding PLP-dependent aminotransferase family protein, whose amino-acid sequence MPAPSASRRASRARAIAVLTSPERDGRPLYVQLHQQLREHILRGDLAPGSRLPSARTLASDLQVSRNTVEAAIGQLCAEGMVERRVGVGTIVANLGAVAPFARRMRLAAAGSPPPQKGGPARRRELSPRGERLAAGGQAELDADARTGPCMTDVEIFPARTWHQLLARVAREQDNGLLRTGDVQGDPSLRRAISEHARLTRGVRCTADEVVIVHSTQQALDLTSRLLLADGESVLMEEPGYRSARAVFTASGARVIGIPVDDDGLQAERLRLHRDARLLYLTPSHQYPLGVTLALRRRLETLAWARDAGAWIVEDDYDSEFRYTGRPIAAMQGLDDAERVLYLGTFNKVLFPGIRLAYLILPRALVSGFRAARRLTDGAPSPLVQAALARFLSEGHFAAHLRKARKLYEGRRNLLVERLEQRLGARGRVGMSQTGLHLVVLLPPELDDQSLADAGSGFGLGVEPLSSFYAGGREASSQPRGLLLGFGGASEAAIRRGVDAIARAMPAVTTDRRRA is encoded by the coding sequence ATGCCTGCGCCCTCCGCCAGTCGTCGTGCGTCGCGCGCCCGCGCCATCGCCGTGCTCACCAGTCCCGAGCGCGATGGGCGGCCGCTCTACGTGCAGCTTCACCAGCAGCTGCGCGAGCACATCCTGCGCGGCGACCTCGCCCCCGGGAGCCGGCTCCCGTCGGCCCGCACGCTCGCCTCCGACCTCCAGGTCTCGCGCAACACCGTGGAGGCGGCGATCGGGCAGCTCTGCGCCGAGGGGATGGTCGAGCGTCGCGTCGGCGTCGGGACGATCGTGGCGAACCTGGGTGCGGTCGCCCCGTTCGCGCGCCGAATGCGACTCGCCGCTGCGGGATCGCCGCCGCCGCAGAAAGGGGGACCCGCGCGACGGCGGGAGCTCTCGCCCAGGGGGGAGCGCCTTGCGGCCGGAGGGCAGGCCGAGCTCGATGCCGACGCGCGCACCGGTCCCTGCATGACCGATGTAGAGATCTTCCCGGCGCGCACCTGGCACCAGCTCCTCGCGCGCGTGGCGCGCGAACAGGACAACGGGTTGCTCCGTACCGGCGACGTGCAGGGCGATCCGTCGCTGCGGCGGGCCATCAGCGAGCACGCGCGCCTCACGCGCGGCGTGCGCTGCACGGCCGACGAGGTTGTCATCGTGCACAGCACGCAGCAGGCGCTCGACCTCACGAGTCGCCTCCTGCTCGCCGACGGCGAGAGCGTCTTGATGGAGGAGCCCGGCTACCGCAGTGCGCGCGCCGTGTTCACCGCGTCGGGCGCGCGCGTGATCGGGATCCCCGTCGACGACGATGGACTCCAGGCCGAGCGACTCCGCCTGCATCGTGACGCGCGGCTCCTGTACCTCACGCCGTCGCACCAGTACCCGCTGGGCGTCACGCTCGCGCTGCGGCGCCGGCTGGAGACGCTCGCCTGGGCACGCGACGCGGGGGCGTGGATCGTCGAGGACGACTACGACAGCGAGTTCCGCTACACCGGGCGCCCCATCGCGGCGATGCAGGGGCTCGACGACGCCGAGCGCGTTCTCTACCTGGGGACGTTCAACAAGGTGCTCTTTCCCGGCATTCGCCTGGCGTACCTCATTTTGCCGCGGGCGCTGGTGTCGGGCTTCCGGGCGGCGCGGCGCCTCACGGACGGCGCGCCGTCACCGCTGGTGCAGGCGGCGCTGGCGCGCTTCCTCTCCGAGGGGCACTTCGCCGCGCACCTGCGCAAGGCGCGCAAGCTGTACGAGGGACGCCGCAACCTGCTGGTGGAGCGGCTCGAGCAGCGGCTGGGCGCGCGTGGACGCGTCGGCATGAGCCAGACGGGATTGCACCTGGTGGTCCTGCTGCCGCCGGAACTCGACGACCAGTCGTTGGCCGACGCCGGCTCGGGCTTCGGGCTCGGCGTCGAGCCGCTCTCGTCGTTCTACGCCGGCGGACGCGAGGCGTCTTCGCAGCCCCGCGGGCTTCTGCTCGGCTTTGGCGGCGCCAGCGAGGCGGCGATTCGTCGTGGGGTCGATGCCATCGCCCGCGCCATGCCCGCTGTCACCACCGACCGCCGCCGCGCCTAA
- a CDS encoding DinB family protein, producing the protein MPASILARPAADEHIPYFGRYTALVPPGDLIAHAEAQVLELRALLSPLSAEQSRHRYAEGKWSIREVVGHLTDVERVFAYRATAFSRRDPAPLPGYDQAAWLPMGEYDDRALPDLLDEWECARRAMIALMRGMPASALGARGIASDAEISVLALLTIPVGHVAYHVQLLARDYGVGADR; encoded by the coding sequence ATGCCCGCATCCATCCTGGCTCGCCCCGCCGCCGACGAACACATCCCGTACTTCGGGCGGTACACCGCGCTCGTCCCACCCGGTGACCTCATCGCCCACGCCGAGGCGCAGGTGCTGGAGCTGCGCGCCCTGCTCTCGCCGTTGTCGGCGGAGCAGTCGCGCCATCGGTATGCCGAGGGGAAGTGGAGCATTCGTGAAGTGGTGGGGCACCTCACCGACGTCGAGCGGGTCTTCGCGTATCGGGCCACCGCGTTCTCGCGTCGCGATCCTGCTCCGCTCCCCGGGTACGATCAGGCGGCATGGCTCCCGATGGGCGAGTACGACGATCGGGCCCTCCCTGACCTCCTGGACGAATGGGAGTGCGCGCGTCGTGCGATGATTGCGCTCATGCGGGGGATGCCGGCGTCGGCACTCGGCGCGCGCGGCATCGCCAGCGACGCCGAGATCAGCGTGCTGGCCTTGCTGACGATCCCGGTGGGGCACGTCGCGTACCACGTGCAGCTGCTCGCGCGCGACTACGGCGTGGGCGCGGATCGTTAG
- the mnmA gene encoding tRNA 2-thiouridine(34) synthase MnmA, giving the protein MSSRPRVLVAMSGGVDSSVAAALLHAQGYDVVGATMKLFCYGDEVPDKPCCSLDSINDARRICESLGVPHYVLNLESAFGHDVVDNFVQEYSAGRTPIPCVRCNTFTKFRDLLRKADAIDAPYIATGHYARVLDGALHRGVDGSKDQTYFLWGIDREVVPRMLLPVGHQTKAETREVARSLGLIVADKVESQDICFVPDGDHTKIIRQRLGADAPALARGPILLEDGRVVGEHEGYARYTIGQRRGIPGGFAEPMFVVAIRPEARAVVIGPREALLGRGVVAREVNWLVDAPAVGSRVQVQVRHRAPPAAGEIIRLDGDEIELALDDPVAAITPGQSLVLYDGSRVLGGGFIERAAGARGPLPVLAA; this is encoded by the coding sequence ATGTCATCCCGCCCGCGCGTCCTGGTCGCCATGTCAGGCGGCGTCGACTCCTCCGTCGCCGCCGCGCTCCTGCACGCGCAGGGGTACGACGTGGTGGGGGCGACGATGAAGCTCTTCTGCTACGGCGACGAGGTCCCTGACAAGCCGTGCTGCTCGCTGGACTCGATCAACGACGCGCGACGCATCTGCGAATCGTTGGGGGTCCCGCACTACGTGCTCAACCTCGAGAGCGCGTTCGGGCACGACGTGGTCGACAACTTCGTCCAGGAGTACTCGGCGGGGCGCACCCCCATCCCGTGCGTGCGCTGCAACACCTTCACGAAGTTCCGCGACCTGCTGCGCAAGGCCGACGCCATCGACGCGCCGTACATCGCCACGGGGCACTACGCGCGCGTGCTCGACGGGGCCCTCCATCGCGGCGTGGACGGTTCGAAGGACCAGACCTATTTCCTGTGGGGGATCGACCGCGAGGTGGTACCGCGCATGCTGCTCCCCGTCGGCCACCAGACCAAGGCCGAGACGCGCGAGGTGGCGCGCTCGTTAGGGCTGATTGTCGCCGACAAGGTGGAGTCGCAGGACATCTGCTTCGTCCCCGACGGCGACCACACGAAGATCATCCGCCAGCGCCTGGGCGCCGACGCCCCTGCGCTCGCGCGCGGCCCAATCCTGCTCGAGGACGGCCGCGTGGTGGGTGAGCACGAGGGTTACGCGCGCTACACGATCGGGCAGCGCCGCGGTATCCCCGGTGGGTTTGCCGAACCGATGTTCGTGGTGGCGATTCGCCCCGAGGCACGTGCCGTCGTCATCGGGCCGCGCGAGGCGCTGCTCGGGCGCGGCGTCGTGGCCCGTGAGGTCAACTGGCTCGTCGATGCGCCGGCCGTCGGGAGCCGGGTACAGGTGCAAGTGCGGCATCGCGCGCCGCCCGCGGCGGGGGAGATCATCCGGCTCGACGGCGACGAGATCGAGTTGGCCCTCGACGACCCCGTCGCCGCCATCACCCCGGGCCAGTCGCTGGTGCTCTACGATGGCAGCCGCGTGCTGGGCGGTGGCTTCATCGAGCGCGCGGCCGGCGCCCGCGGCCCGCTCCCGGTCCTCGCCGCCTAA
- a CDS encoding GNAT family N-acetyltransferase, with translation MPRPVVTLLDVADAEAAETVAQGIRDFNAQRCGPSRSVPLNAILRVDERVVGAVLGRTVYGHWLIEAVWVHEGHRGRGVGRQLLEAAESEALRRGVRGAQVDTLSFQAVGFYATCGFREVGTIPDFPPGHTKHYLFKSYADA, from the coding sequence GTGCCACGACCGGTGGTCACGCTGCTCGACGTCGCGGACGCGGAGGCTGCCGAGACGGTGGCGCAGGGAATCCGGGACTTCAATGCGCAGCGCTGTGGCCCATCCCGCTCCGTCCCGCTCAACGCGATTCTGCGCGTCGACGAGCGCGTGGTGGGGGCGGTGCTCGGGCGCACCGTCTACGGCCACTGGCTCATCGAGGCCGTGTGGGTGCACGAGGGGCACCGCGGGCGAGGGGTCGGCCGCCAACTCCTCGAAGCGGCGGAGAGCGAAGCGCTTCGTCGTGGCGTGCGCGGGGCACAGGTCGACACGCTCTCGTTCCAGGCGGTCGGCTTCTATGCGACCTGTGGCTTCCGGGAAGTCGGGACGATCCCGGATTTTCCGCCCGGGCATACGAAACACTACCTCTTCAAGTCCTACGCGGACGCTTGA